Proteins encoded within one genomic window of Amycolatopsis sp. 2-15:
- a CDS encoding MarR family winged helix-turn-helix transcriptional regulator, whose protein sequence is MVGESPDVDADEAFQFVLSLYRLLRELHRAAPPDNLPRTQLLVLAKLARSGPLRIGTLAEEVGCSQPTATKVVHAMEEAGFVARAADAGDKRVSYVHLTQQGRRRLGAVVRDESRVLVERFGDLEQDEVELLLKAGAVLRRMTDGAETDIRQIPHDPQ, encoded by the coding sequence ATGGTGGGCGAGTCGCCGGACGTCGACGCCGACGAGGCGTTCCAGTTCGTGCTGTCGCTGTACCGGCTGCTGCGCGAGCTGCACCGGGCCGCGCCGCCCGACAACCTGCCGCGAACGCAGCTGCTGGTGCTCGCCAAGCTGGCCCGCTCCGGACCCCTGCGCATCGGGACGCTCGCCGAGGAGGTCGGCTGCTCCCAGCCCACGGCCACCAAGGTCGTGCACGCCATGGAGGAGGCGGGCTTCGTCGCGCGCGCGGCCGACGCGGGCGACAAGCGCGTGAGCTACGTGCACCTCACCCAGCAGGGCCGGCGCCGGCTCGGCGCGGTGGTGCGTGACGAGTCACGGGTGCTCGTGGAGCGGTTCGGCGACCTCGAACAGGACGAGGTCGAGCTGCTGCTCAAGGCGGGGGCGGTGCTGCGCCGGATGACCGACGGCGCCGAAACTGATATTCGACAAATTCCTCACGACCCGCAATAG
- a CDS encoding feruloyl-CoA synthase, giving the protein MLRDWAGIDPDHPLVAERDDDGWATLTYGEVRRRADALGQALLDRGLGPDRPVMILSGNSVAHLVLTLGALTAGVPVAPISVAYSLLSGDHARIREIAKVLKPGLVFAEAGGPFAKALAAVEGPAVVLTSEVDAVPGAESLDDLLATSPGPELEAAYAATGPDTLAKVLFTSGSTGSPKGVLNTHRMLCANQQSIRQAWPFLGEERPVLVDWLPWSHTFGGNHNVDLVLHNGGTLHVDDGKPAPRLFGRSLENLRSARPTLYFNVPAGYAQLVPVLEQDPDFARAFFSRLRLLFNAAAALPAALRTRLADAARAAGVDVPLTSSWGATETAPAVTSAHFPFEDARCIGVPLPGLEVKLSPVGEAREIRVRGASVTPGYLHRPDLTAAAFDEEGFYRTGDAAVPASDDPNAGLLFGGRIAEDFKLDTGTFVRVGALRTALLSAVPLLSDAVIAGENRSYVSALAWLNQAEARALFAGSLDASDGCVVHAELRAHVGKLLAAMNSAAGSAGRVERIVVLADPPDLDAGEITDKGYLNQRRVLARRVAFVERLYAGEPDAAVIVAR; this is encoded by the coding sequence ATGCTGCGCGACTGGGCCGGCATCGACCCCGACCATCCGCTGGTGGCCGAACGCGACGACGACGGCTGGGCGACGCTGACGTACGGCGAGGTCCGCCGCCGCGCCGACGCACTCGGGCAGGCGCTGCTCGACCGCGGCCTCGGTCCGGACCGGCCGGTGATGATCCTCTCGGGCAACTCCGTCGCCCACCTCGTGCTCACGCTCGGCGCGCTGACCGCGGGTGTCCCCGTGGCGCCGATCAGCGTCGCGTACTCCCTGCTCAGCGGCGACCACGCGCGAATTCGCGAGATCGCGAAGGTGCTGAAGCCCGGTCTGGTGTTCGCCGAGGCCGGTGGTCCGTTCGCGAAGGCGCTCGCCGCCGTCGAAGGGCCCGCCGTAGTCCTGACGAGCGAGGTCGACGCTGTGCCGGGCGCGGAATCCCTCGACGATCTGCTGGCCACTTCGCCGGGTCCGGAGCTCGAAGCCGCGTACGCCGCGACGGGGCCGGACACGCTCGCGAAGGTGCTCTTCACGTCCGGCTCGACCGGTTCGCCGAAGGGCGTGCTGAACACGCACCGGATGCTGTGCGCCAACCAGCAGTCGATCCGGCAGGCCTGGCCGTTCCTGGGTGAGGAGCGGCCCGTACTCGTCGACTGGCTGCCGTGGAGCCACACCTTCGGTGGCAACCACAACGTGGATCTGGTGCTGCACAACGGCGGCACGCTCCACGTAGACGACGGCAAACCGGCGCCGCGGCTGTTCGGCCGCAGCCTGGAGAACCTGCGCTCGGCGCGGCCCACGCTGTACTTCAACGTGCCCGCGGGTTACGCGCAGCTCGTGCCCGTGCTGGAGCAGGATCCCGACTTCGCGCGCGCGTTCTTCTCGCGCCTGCGGTTGCTGTTCAACGCGGCGGCCGCGTTGCCGGCGGCGTTGCGCACGCGGCTGGCGGACGCGGCCCGGGCGGCCGGCGTCGACGTGCCGCTGACGAGCTCGTGGGGCGCGACCGAGACCGCGCCCGCCGTGACGAGCGCGCACTTCCCGTTCGAGGACGCGCGGTGCATCGGTGTGCCGTTGCCGGGGCTCGAGGTCAAGCTCTCGCCCGTGGGCGAGGCACGGGAGATCCGGGTGCGCGGCGCCTCCGTGACGCCCGGCTACCTGCACCGGCCCGACCTCACGGCCGCGGCGTTCGACGAGGAAGGCTTCTACCGCACGGGCGACGCCGCCGTGCCGGCCTCGGACGACCCGAACGCTGGGCTGCTGTTCGGCGGCCGCATCGCGGAGGACTTCAAGCTCGACACGGGCACGTTCGTCCGCGTCGGTGCCCTGCGCACGGCGCTGCTCTCGGCCGTGCCCCTGCTGTCCGACGCGGTGATCGCGGGGGAGAACCGCTCGTACGTCAGCGCGCTGGCCTGGCTCAACCAGGCCGAAGCGCGGGCGTTGTTCGCGGGTTCGCTCGACGCCTCGGACGGCTGCGTGGTCCACGCTGAGCTGCGCGCGCACGTCGGGAAGCTGCTGGCCGCGATGAACTCCGCGGCCGGCTCGGCGGGCCGCGTCGAGCGGATCGTGGTGCTCGCCGACCCGCCGGATCTCGACGCGGGCGAGATCACCGACAAGGGCTACCTCAACCAGCGCCGCGTACTGGCCCGGCGGGTGGCGTTCGTCGAGCGTCTTTACGCTGGTGAACCGGACGCCGCGGTGATCGTCGCGCGATGA
- a CDS encoding MarR family winged helix-turn-helix transcriptional regulator, with translation MTDARWLDERELHVWKLFHLLQRSLNGAIDRQLVRDAGLSGPDYTLMVPLSEAPGDVLRMRDLGMQIRWDRSRLSHHVSRMEKRGLVTREDCSDDARGAMVRLTPAGREAIEAAAPEHVETVRRYFFEQVKPDELEVLERVFARMASRLNADDEDGPCTR, from the coding sequence ATGACGGACGCACGCTGGCTCGATGAGCGCGAGTTGCACGTCTGGAAGCTGTTCCACCTGCTCCAGCGGTCGCTGAACGGCGCCATCGACCGGCAGCTCGTGCGCGACGCGGGGCTCTCGGGCCCGGACTACACGCTGATGGTGCCGCTTTCCGAGGCCCCCGGCGACGTGCTGCGCATGCGCGACCTCGGGATGCAGATCCGGTGGGATCGCAGCCGGCTGTCGCACCACGTGAGCCGGATGGAGAAACGCGGCCTCGTCACGCGCGAGGACTGCTCGGACGACGCGCGCGGTGCGATGGTGCGCCTCACCCCGGCCGGGCGCGAAGCCATCGAGGCGGCGGCGCCCGAGCACGTGGAGACCGTGCGGCGATACTTCTTCGAGCAGGTCAAACCCGACGAGCTCGAGGTGCTGGAACGCGTCTTCGCCCGCATGGCCTCGCGCCTTAACGCGGACGACGAAGACGGCCCCTGTACGAGGTAA
- the asnB gene encoding asparagine synthase (glutamine-hydrolyzing), protein MCGITGWVDYGRDLAAERETVAAMTATMACRGPDASGMWFDRHAAFGHRRLAIIDLELGTQPMTAEAGGTVALTYSGEVYNFAELRAELQTRGHRFTTNSDTEVVLRGYLEWGTGLAERLNGMYAFAIWDPREERLVLIRDRMGIKPLYYSPHGDGLLFGSEPKSILAHPEIRPVVETDGLRELLSFTKNPGQAVWAGMREVEPGTVVTLDRTGLKVRRYWQLQPAEHADDIGVTVQHVRELLDDIVRRQLVADVPRCVLLSGGLDSSVITALAARQLADQDERVRSFAVDFVGQEDNFVPDALRATPDAPYVRDVHQHVGSLHQDIVLDSAELADPAVRRTVVRARDLPTGLGDMDGSLYLLFRAIRERSTVALSGESADEVFGGYAWFHDPKVQQADTFPWLARRLQSGERGVSQIFAEGVRSSLDLATHLRDSYSAAVAEAGTRAGETEHERRMRVIGYLHLTRFVRILLDRKDRLSMATGLEVRVPFCDHRLVEYVYNTPWTTKTFDGREKSLLRAAARDVLPVSVAERVKSPYPSTQDPKYLEALRDQVGDLLAAPAHPVFDLFDRGLLTGLLAREDTVPFLRPLVERVLNFATWFDLYSPELRVR, encoded by the coding sequence ATGTGCGGGATCACGGGATGGGTGGACTACGGCCGCGACCTGGCGGCTGAGCGGGAGACGGTGGCGGCCATGACCGCCACCATGGCGTGCCGCGGGCCGGACGCGAGCGGGATGTGGTTCGACCGCCACGCGGCGTTCGGCCACCGGCGCCTGGCCATCATCGACCTCGAGCTGGGCACGCAGCCGATGACGGCCGAGGCCGGCGGCACGGTCGCGCTGACCTACAGCGGTGAGGTCTACAACTTCGCCGAGCTGCGCGCGGAACTGCAGACGCGCGGGCACCGCTTCACCACGAACAGCGACACCGAGGTGGTCCTGCGCGGCTACCTGGAATGGGGTACCGGCCTGGCCGAACGCCTCAACGGCATGTACGCGTTCGCGATCTGGGACCCGCGCGAGGAGCGCCTGGTCCTGATCCGCGACCGGATGGGTATCAAGCCGCTGTACTACTCGCCGCACGGCGACGGGCTGCTGTTCGGTTCCGAGCCCAAGTCGATCCTCGCGCACCCCGAAATCCGGCCCGTCGTGGAAACCGACGGCCTGCGTGAGCTCCTGTCGTTCACCAAGAACCCCGGCCAGGCCGTGTGGGCCGGCATGCGGGAGGTCGAGCCCGGCACCGTCGTGACGCTGGACCGCACCGGCCTGAAGGTGCGCCGCTACTGGCAGCTCCAGCCAGCCGAGCACGCCGACGACATCGGCGTGACCGTGCAGCACGTGCGCGAGCTGCTCGACGACATCGTGCGCCGCCAGCTCGTGGCCGACGTGCCGCGCTGCGTGCTGCTCTCGGGCGGCCTCGACTCCAGTGTCATCACCGCGCTGGCCGCCCGGCAGCTCGCCGACCAGGACGAGCGGGTGCGCAGCTTCGCGGTGGATTTCGTGGGGCAGGAAGACAACTTCGTGCCGGACGCGTTGCGGGCCACGCCGGACGCGCCGTATGTGCGTGACGTCCACCAGCACGTGGGCTCGCTGCACCAGGACATCGTGCTCGACTCGGCGGAGCTCGCCGACCCGGCCGTGCGCCGCACGGTGGTTCGGGCTCGCGACCTGCCGACGGGGCTGGGGGACATGGACGGCTCCCTGTACCTGTTGTTCCGCGCGATCCGCGAGCGCTCCACCGTCGCGTTGTCCGGTGAGTCGGCCGACGAGGTCTTCGGCGGTTACGCGTGGTTCCACGACCCGAAGGTGCAGCAGGCCGACACCTTCCCGTGGCTCGCGCGGCGGCTGCAGTCGGGCGAACGCGGGGTGAGCCAGATCTTCGCCGAGGGTGTGCGGTCCTCTTTGGACCTTGCCACGCACCTGCGGGACTCGTACTCGGCGGCGGTCGCGGAGGCCGGCACGCGGGCCGGCGAGACCGAGCACGAGCGTCGCATGCGCGTGATCGGCTACCTGCACCTCACGCGGTTCGTGCGCATCCTGCTCGACCGCAAGGACCGCCTGAGCATGGCCACCGGCCTCGAAGTGCGCGTGCCGTTCTGCGACCACCGGCTCGTGGAGTACGTGTACAACACGCCGTGGACGACGAAGACGTTCGACGGCCGCGAGAAGAGCCTGCTGCGCGCGGCGGCCCGCGACGTGCTGCCGGTGTCGGTGGCCGAACGGGTGAAAAGCCCCTACCCGTCGACGCAGGACCCGAAGTACCTCGAAGCCCTGCGCGACCAGGTCGGCGACCTGCTGGCCGCGCCGGCGCACCCCGTGTTCGACCTGTTCGACCGCGGCCTGCTGACGGGCCTGCTTGCCCGGGAGGACACCGTGCCCTTCCTCCGGCCACTCGTGGAGCGTGTGCTGAACTTCGCGACCTGGTTCGATCTGTACTCACCGGAGCTGCGCGTCCGGTGA